One Rhododendron vialii isolate Sample 1 chromosome 2a, ASM3025357v1 genomic region harbors:
- the LOC131317256 gene encoding uncharacterized protein LOC131317256, whose product MVGMMKELVVVKPFVKFLITDLHTVAELGLRIPGRGHNGKGLVFRGHDEFEHSSNQGNFLELLKFLADHDEEVKGVTLDNAPQNLLIGLDIQKDIVSAAAFETVKAIVKDLDDSIFSVLVDEARNISIKEQMAVTIRYVER is encoded by the exons ATGGTAGGGATGATGAAGGAACTTGTAGTTGTGAAACCATTTGTTAAGTTTCTCATCACAGACCTTCATACAGTGGCGGAGCTAGGATTAAGAATTCCGGGAAGGGGTCATAATGGAAAAG GACTTGTATTTCGTGGTCATGATGAATTTGAACATTCAAGTAACCAAGGTAACTTTCTTGAACTTTTGAAGTTTCTTGCCGACCATGATGAAGAAGTCAAAGGTGTTACATTGGATAATGCTCCACAAAATTTGTTGATTGGTCTTGATATTCAAAAGGACATTGTAAGTGCAGCTGCTTTTGAAACTGTGAAAGCGATTGTGAAAGATCTTGATGATTCAATCTTTTCAGTTTTGGTTGATGAAGCTCGAAACATATCGATTAAAGAGCAAATGGCAGTTACAATACGGTATGTGGAAAGATAA
- the LOC131312040 gene encoding protein GID8 homolog isoform X2: MSLFWIVIRQLAELEAMATSKKLITREEWEKKLNDVKIRKEDMNRLVMNFLVTEGYVDAAEKFRMESGTEHIDLATITDRMAVKKAVQSGNVEDAIEKVNDLNPEILDTNPQLFFHLQQQRLIELIRKGKVEEALEFAQEELAPRGEENQSFLEELERTVALLAFEDVSNCPVGELLDISQRLKTASEVNAAILTSQSHEKDPKLPSLLKMLIWAQNQLDEKAAYPRINDLSTATLEDPTV, translated from the exons ATGTCATTGTTCTGGATCGTCATTCGTCAACTCGCTGAACTTGAAGCAATG GCTACTTCGAAGAAATTGATTACAAGAGAGGAGTGGGAGAAAAAGCTTAACGATGTAAAGATTAGGAAAGAAGATATGAATAGATTGGTGATGAACTTTCTTGTCACAGAGGGTTATGTTGATGCAGCTGAAAAGTTCAGAATGGAATCTGGAACTGAAC ACATAGATCTTGCGACAATAACAGATCGCATGGCAGTCAAAAAGGCAGTTCAATCAGGGAACGTTGAGGATGCAATTGAAAAAGTTAATGATTTGAACCCTGAG ATATTGGATACGAACCCCCAACTGTTTTTCCATCTCCAGCAGCAAAGGTTAATAGAGTTGATTCGAAAAGGAAAAGTAGAAGAGGCTCTGGAGTTTGCACAGGAGGAGCTCGCACCAAGAGGAGAAGAAAAT CAAAGTTTTTTAGAAGAGTTGGAGAGGACTGTTGCCCTGCTTGCTTTTGAAGATGTCAGCAATTGTCCCGTTGGAGAGCTTCTTGACATATCTCAGCGCCTTAAGACAGCAAGTGAGGTGAATGCAGCCATCCTTACAAGCCAGAGTCATGAAAAAG ACCCAAAGCTTCCAAGCTTGTTAAAGATGCTGATATGGGCCCAGAACCAGCTTGATGAGAAAGCTGCTTATCCTCGCATAAACGATTTATCCACGGCGACGCTTGAAGATCCAACTGTCTGA
- the LOC131312040 gene encoding protein GID8 homolog isoform X1 yields MSLFWIVIRQLAELEAMATSKKLITREEWEKKLNDVKIRKEDMNRLVMNFLVTEGYVDAAEKFRMESGTEPDIDLATITDRMAVKKAVQSGNVEDAIEKVNDLNPEILDTNPQLFFHLQQQRLIELIRKGKVEEALEFAQEELAPRGEENQSFLEELERTVALLAFEDVSNCPVGELLDISQRLKTASEVNAAILTSQSHEKDPKLPSLLKMLIWAQNQLDEKAAYPRINDLSTATLEDPTV; encoded by the exons ATGTCATTGTTCTGGATCGTCATTCGTCAACTCGCTGAACTTGAAGCAATG GCTACTTCGAAGAAATTGATTACAAGAGAGGAGTGGGAGAAAAAGCTTAACGATGTAAAGATTAGGAAAGAAGATATGAATAGATTGGTGATGAACTTTCTTGTCACAGAGGGTTATGTTGATGCAGCTGAAAAGTTCAGAATGGAATCTGGAACTGAAC CAGACATAGATCTTGCGACAATAACAGATCGCATGGCAGTCAAAAAGGCAGTTCAATCAGGGAACGTTGAGGATGCAATTGAAAAAGTTAATGATTTGAACCCTGAG ATATTGGATACGAACCCCCAACTGTTTTTCCATCTCCAGCAGCAAAGGTTAATAGAGTTGATTCGAAAAGGAAAAGTAGAAGAGGCTCTGGAGTTTGCACAGGAGGAGCTCGCACCAAGAGGAGAAGAAAAT CAAAGTTTTTTAGAAGAGTTGGAGAGGACTGTTGCCCTGCTTGCTTTTGAAGATGTCAGCAATTGTCCCGTTGGAGAGCTTCTTGACATATCTCAGCGCCTTAAGACAGCAAGTGAGGTGAATGCAGCCATCCTTACAAGCCAGAGTCATGAAAAAG ACCCAAAGCTTCCAAGCTTGTTAAAGATGCTGATATGGGCCCAGAACCAGCTTGATGAGAAAGCTGCTTATCCTCGCATAAACGATTTATCCACGGCGACGCTTGAAGATCCAACTGTCTGA